CGTCGACCCGTTCCCGGTTCACGTATGTGCCGTTGAGCGATCCGGCGTCGCGGACCTCATAGCCGTCGTCGGTGTGCACGAAGGTGGCGTGGCGCCGCGACACGGTGATGTCGTCGAGGAAGATGTTGGAGTCGGGATGGCGCCCGGCGGTGGTGGCATCGGTGTCGAGCAGGTACTTGCTCCCGGCGTTGGGACCCCGCCGCACGACCAGCATCCCCGTTCCGGCGCTCAACTCGTCGAGGGCCGGCCCGCCCGGCTCCCCATCGGGGTCGAGGGCCGGGAGGTTGACCGTCGTGTCGTCGACGTCCTGGGGCATTGCGGCGCCGCACGAGGAGCAGAAGTTCGACCCTGCGTCGTTCTGGTGGCCACACGCCGTGCAGATCACGGACCCAGGCTACCGAGGGCCTCCCCGGGCGGCAACGATGCTCTCGACCTGAGGTTCACCGTGAGGGTGACGCGCACCGTGGCTCCCTATGACTCCGTGTGCGCCCTGTATGCCGAGGCGTCCAGGAGCGACTCGACCTCGGCCGTGTCCGAGGGGGCCATCTCGAAGATCCAGCCCTCGCCGAAGGGATCCGTGTTGAGCAGCTCCGGTGTGTCGTCGAGCGCGGCGTTGACCGCCGTGATCTCTCCGGTCACCGGGGCGTAGATCTCCGACACGGCCTTGGTGGACTCCACCTCACACACGGACGCCCCCGCGACGGCGTCGAGACCCTCGTCGGGGAGGTCCACGAACACGACGTCGCCCAGGGAGTCCTGCGCGTAGTCGGTGATCCCGACGCGGGCGGTCCCGCCGTCGAGTCGGACCCACTCGTGCTCGGTCGTGTAGCGCACATCGTCGGGGAACTCCATGTCTGCCTCTCGTGACGGTGGTCGGGACCTCAGCGTAGCGGGGGGACCTCCACCTCCGTCTGAGCGGAAACCGCCACCGCGAGGTCGCCGCCGGCCTCGAGGAGCTCGAGCGCGCCACCCCGGATCGCGAGGCCACCCTCGAGGGTCGCCGGGTCCCCGATGGCGAGAACCTCGAACGACGCCGGCAGCGTTGTCCCGTCCATCGTGACGCTGCCTGCACGACCGGCGAAACTCGTGGCGACACCGACCCTCTGGTCGGCGACGGCGATGGCCTCGGCGCCGGCGTCGCGCAGTTCCTGGATCAGGTCCAGCATGTCACCGGGCTCGAGGACGCCCTCGGGGTCCTCGATTCGCACCACGATGCCCTGTCCCCGCGCGCCGACGGTTCCCGCGAGGATCTCGAGCTGTGAGAGCTCGGCCTCCGCGGCGGCGCGTGCCAGCGCGTCCTGCTCGGCCGACGACTCGAGGGTCTGGAGCTGGATCCGGAGATCGGTCAACTCGGTCTGCAACGCCGCGCTCTCCTCGTTGAGTCGCGCGAAGATCGTCGTGAGGTCGGTCTCGCTCTCCGCCTCCAGCTGCTCGGTGAGGTCGTCGGTCGTGCTCACCTGGCTGACGAGCACGAAACCCATGATCGCGGCGACGACCGGCAGGAGCAGGGGGCCGATCCTGTCGGACACACTCACGCTCAGCCTCCGAAGATCCGCCGTCGGATCGCGGACATGTTCTGGAAGATCCGGATCCCGAACACGACGGCAACAGCCGTGACGAAGTTGACGCCGAGTTGATCACCGATCCACACGAGACCGACGGCCAGAGCAGCGTTCGAGGCGAACGACACGACGAAGACGCGATCAGAGAACGTCTTGTCGAGCATCGAGCGGATCCCACCGAAGGCCGCATCGAGCGCCGCGACCACGATCACAGCCAGGAACCGTGACTGCTCGGGCGACACCGTCGGCTGGAAGACGAGCGCGAGGACCGCGCCGACGACGAGACCGATCAACGCCGCCACGTGACACCTCCCTGTCGGGACCGGTCGTTCACGGGCGACGCTCCCCGGAGGCGATCGGGGTCGCGTACTGCAAGCGGGTCCGGGCCTGGTAGCCGGGTACCTCGAGATCGCCGGCGACCTCCACATCGAAGGTCACCCCGTAGCGCTCCGTCCAGCGGTGCAAGTCGCGTGCGATGTGCGATCCCTCGAGGGCATCGACGTCGGCACCCGGGGCGATGATCTCGTAGGGCGGAGCGAGGGGTCGGAAGTTCACGGTGATGGTGTCACCGCCGTTCCGTATGGCGCTGGTGGCGACCAGACGCTCACCGCCGATCGACACGGCGTCGGCACCGGCGGCCCACAGGGCGTTGACGAGGCGCTGGAGATCGCGGTCGATGATCTGGAAGGGAGCGGCACGGGGATCCGTGACGAGCTCCGGTGGCGGATCGTCGAGCGTGATGCGCAGACCCGAGCCGGACCGGGACGTGAGGCCGGCGGCATCCTGGAGCTTCTCCCGACGTTCCCGCGCCTCGTCGTCGCCTGCTGCCGCCACCTCGTCCTGAGCCGACGTGACCTCGTTGCGGAGGCTCGCCACCCGGGCATCGAGATCGTCGATCTCCTCCCGGCGCGTCTCGATGAGGTCGATCAGCTGCGAGCGGCGGGACTCCGCTCCCTCACGCCGGGGCGGTTCGGTGGTGAGCGCCAGGACGAGGAGGAACCCGAGCAGTGCCAGCACAGCCGCCAGCGTCGCCCGAGATCTCACGTCGGCCCCCTTCCGCGATCTGCTCGGAGCGTACCAACAGGCTCCGGAGCTGAAGGCGGGGTGACGCAGGGATCAGCGCATCGACTGCCGGATGCGCCGGGCGTACTCCTGGGCGAGCTGCTGTGCCTCCTGCTCCGATGTCGCCTCCGCCCACACGTGGGTCAGCGGCTCCTCGGGGTCGGGAAGGACGAGCGCCCACGCGTCGTCGTGGAAGACCTTCACGCCGTCGACGAGTTGGACCTCCCGGTCCTTGGTCCGCTCGATCATCGCCCGCATCACCGCACCCTTGCTCTCCCACGGCGTGGGAACCTCGTCACGTACGACGTGGACGGCGGGAAGCCCGTTGACCACATCCGAGAGCCGGCACCCCGCGGCGCGCAGGAGATCGAGCAGCTTGGCGAGCGTGGCCGTCGCGTCGGACGCCGGGAGGAACTCGGGCCAGATGAAGCCGCCGTCGGGAGCGACCGCCAGGTCGATGTTCCCGCGGTCGGCGAGCGCGGTCACCGCGGACTGCGCCAACTTGGTCCACACGACCTCGGCGCCGTTCTCCTCGGCGATCCGCCGGGCGTGGCTGCTCACCGACACCGGGAGCACGATTCGGGCATCGTTCATCGTGGAGCTCACGAGCGACACCAGTGCCAGCATCGCCTCGGTGTTCGTCAGGGACCGACCGCGGTCGTCGACCACCGTCGCTGTTTCGCCGTCAGGGTCGAGGATCAGGCCGAGATCGCTCCCCGACGTCCGGACGAGATCCTCGAGGAACGGGATGCGGGCCTCGTCGTCGACGGCGGCGAGCGCCGGCGCCGTGCTCGCGTACGGGTTGACGGCGAGCACTTCCGCGCCGATCTTCGCCAGCACGTTCGGCATCACGATCGACGACGCTCCGAAGCTGTAGTCGAGGACGACCTTGAAGCCCCGGTCGCGAAGGGCCGGGGCGTCGACGGCCTCTTCCAGCGCAGCCGTGTAGTACTCGAACGCGCGAGGCGGGAAGACGATGTCACCGATGTCGCCGGCGAACGCCCGCCGGTAGTCCTCCCGCGACAACAGACGCTCGATCTTTCGCTGCGCCGCCTCGGACATGTCGCGCCCACCGGCGTCGAAGAAGCGGATCTCCACGCTGTTCGGATCACCGGGGGCCAACCGGAGAGTGATACCCCCCTGGGCACGTTCACTGCGTACGTGGAACCTCGTGAGAGGCACGGGGGCGAGCTCGAGGTCCTCGACCCGCACGCCCGCCATGTTGAGACCCGAGATGACCGCGCGCTTGAGTGACCGCGCCGCACGGCTGGTGTCACGACTGACCGTGACAACGGAACCCTTCTTCAGCGACGTCCCGTAGGCACCGGCGAGACGGACGGCGACCTCGGGTGTGATGTCGACATTGGCCAGGCCACGTACTCCCCGAGGGCCGAACAGGGTGCGGGCCCCGTGGCTCTCCCAGACGATCGACGACGTGACGACAGCGCCCGCGTCGACGGACTTGAAGGGAAAGATCTTCACGCCCGGGTTGATCACTGCGCCGTCGCCGACGAACGTCTCGTCGCCGAGCACCACGCCCTCCTCGGCCTGGACTCCCTGGCGGATGTCGGTGGAGCGTCCGACCACGGCACCGCGTAGCCGGACCGAGGGCGCCAGGTAGCTGTGGTCGTGCACCACGCTGCGCTCCAGGAACGCGTCGTGCTTGACGACGACGTCGGTTCCGAGCACGGTGTACTCGCGCAGGTGTGCACCCGACTCGATGGTGCAGTTGTCGCCGATCACGACCGGGCCGTCGACACGTGCCCGGGGATCGATGTCGGAGCCCTCGCCCAGCCAGACGTTCTCGCTGATGCGGAAGCCGCCGATGTCGACCGCGACGGCACCGTCGAGGACGTCCGTGTGCGCCCGGAGATAGGCCTCCAGGGTCCCGACGTCCTCCCAGTAGCCGCCCATCACGTGACCGTGGATGGACAGGCCCTGCTCCAGCATCTTCGGGAACACATCGCCCGAGAAGTCGACCACCTCGCCTTCGGGGATGAAGTCGAAGATCCGCGGCTCCAGAACGTAGATACCCGTGTTGATCGTGTCGGAGAACACCTGGCCCCAGCCGGGCTTCTCGAGGAATCGCTCGATGGAGCCGTCGTCGCGGGTGATGACGATCCCGAACTCGAGGGGGTTGTCGACCCTCTTCAGGGCGATCGTGGCGTCGGCTCCGGAATCCCGATGTGCCTTCAGTGTGGCAGTGAGATCGATGTCGGTGAGGACGTCACCGGAGATGACGAGGAAGGTGTCGTCGAGCTCTGCCGAGGCGTTGCGCACGGATCCGGCGGTCCCGAGTGGTGACTCCTCGGTGGCGTAGCGCATCCGGACACCGTGCTCCGAGCCGTCACCGAAGTAGGTGCGGATCTGGTTGGCGAGGTAGGCGACCGTCACGACGACGTCGTCGAGGCCGTGTTGGGTGAGCAGGTTGACGATGTGCTCCATCATCGGCTTGTTCGCCAGGGGCATCATCGGCTTGGGTTGGGTGCTCGTGAGCGGTCGCAGGCGCGTTCCCTCACCACCCGCCATGATCACGGCCTTCATGGCCCCGACCCTACGCCGTCGCGCGCAGCGCGGCCCTCCCGGAGAGCTTCGCGGCCGATCGGGATGTAGCGGATGAGTGCCCACCAGCTGAGGAGCAGTCCCCCGATGGCGAAGCACCACGCCCCGAACTCCCAGACGCCGGGAATGAAGCCCGTGGAGTCGGCCAGGAGGAACATCGGCAGCGCGAACATGAGCGCGAAGGTCCCCGCCTTGCCCACCCACGTGACATCGATCCGCCGCGCCCCGGCGGCGGCGAGGCCGACGGTGGCGGTCGTCACGAAGACCTCGCGGATGAAGACGAGGAGCAGAATCCACCGTGGCGCCGTTCCGTCGACATAGAGGCCGATCACGGCAGAGAAGAGGAGCACCCGGTCGGCGACAGGATCGATGATCCGGCCGAGCTCCGACTCCTGGTCGAAGGTGCGGGCGATCCAGCCGTCGACCCAGTCGGTCGCACCCAGGATGCCGAGCAGGATCGCGGCGGCAACGCGTTCGTCCTCGGCGAGCAGGAGCCAGAGGAACACGGGCACGAAAGCGAGGCGCACCGCCGTGATCACGTTCGGCACGGTCAGGACGCGGCTGCTCCCCCTCGCTCGCCGGCTCATGGCTGCCGAGCGTAGCGAAGGTACCGGAGAACTCCTGATCCTCGCCCGCTTCGCGCCGCGTCGACGGCATGCGACCGGTCGGCACCGATCCCGGCGCCGACCGCATCGTCGGTAGCCTCGCCGGGATGCGCTCCAGGAGACCACGCCCCCACGCCGTCCTCGCTGTCGCGGTCGCGCTCGGAGCCCTCGGTGGTGTCGGTGCCGCGTGCTCGGGCGGTGGAACCGACGGTTCCGCGTCGTCGCCGGCCCCTGCCCCCACGCCCGAGGTCACCACCGCGCCGGTCCCGACCGAGGCACCGCACGAGTTCAGGAGCCTCGTCGCCACCGCGACAGTTCCGGAGGTCCGGGTCTTCGACGAGCCCGACGCCCCCGCACCGAGCCGCACCCTGACGAACCCGACCGAGGTGGGTGGGCCGCTCGTGTTCCTCGTCGACGAGGAGCGCGACGACGGGTGGCTCCAGGTACTGCTCCCCGTGCGCCCGAACGGGACGACGGGCTGGATCCGGGCGTCGGACGTCGAGCTGGCGGGCAACGACTTCCACATCACCGTGGAGCTCGGCGCCCACACGATCACGCTCTACGACGGCGACGAGGTGGTGCTCTCCGAGCCCGTCGGAGTCGGACGCGGCAATGCGCCGACCCCCGGGGGGCGCTTCTACATCAAGGAGCTCCTCCAGCCACCGGAGCCCGGGACGGTGTACGGGCCGTACGCCTACGGGCTGTCGGGGTTCTCGAACACGTTCGAGACCTTCAACGGCGGCGATGGAGTCATCGGCATCCACGGAAACAACGACCCGTCGTCCATCGGCACCGACGTGTCCCACGGTTGCATCCGCCTGCCCAACGACGCCATCGTCCGCATGGTCGAGGAGATCGGCGTCCCCTTGGGCACACCCGTCGAGGTCGTGGCGTAGCACCCGGCACGCCATCCCGGCTGGAGCAGGGCTCTGCCGACTGCCAACCTGTTCGGTGATGGTCTCCGTTCGCGCCACGCGCACCCCCAATCCCAACGCCATGAAGTTCACCCTCGACGTGGCACTTCCCCGTGGCCTGGAGTCGAAGCAGGGCGACGAGCCGGAGGACCCGTTCGAGGCGGCTCTCCTGGGGATCGACGGTGTCGAGAGCGTCTTCGGTGTCAACGACTTCGTGACGATCATCCGCCAGGACGACGCGGAGTGGAACGACATCGTCTGCGCCGTCGAGGACGTGGTGTGTGACCACCTCGATGAGGCGGAGGCCGGCGAAGCCGACGATTCCGTGGCGGCTGCGCAGAAGCTCCTTCGGGACGCCGCGTCGGGACCCTCCGCCACCCCGGTGGAGATCGGCCGGGAGCCGAATCGGGACGACGACCGGGCCTGACGCGGCTCTCCCCGGCTCTCGGCGGGTTGGTACGTTCCTGATGCGAGAGGCAACACGTTCGCACCATCTCGGACTCTGGGTCGGGCTGCGGGGATTTGAACCCCGGACCTTTGGTCCCCCAGACCAACGCGCTAACCAAGCTGCGCCACAGCCCGCTCCGGCGCTCGCGCGCCGGTGCGGAGTGTAGACCGACACCTGCTCCTCGCCCCGGTCAGAGCGCCCAGTTCCACAGCGCCTCGACTCCCTGCCAGAACCGGAAGCCGAGGTAGATGACAAGTGCGGCGAGGAGCGCCCACAGGTGCCAGGGAAGCGGAACCCTGTCGTCGTCACTCTCGGGCTTGTCGTCGCCCGCGCCGGATTCGCGGCTCCTGAGCGTACGACCGGCTTCCACGACGTCGGCGGTCTCGACGGGCTTCCCGCAGGTCCTGCAGGTGCCGTCGGCGTTGACGGTCGACGGCGAGAGGTACCGGTCGCACGTCAGGCACCAAGGCATGACGCGAGTCTCGCACCCCCGGGTCAGTCGCTCTTCACTCGCACCCTGATCTTGAGAGGTGTCGGGCCCATGTCGAAGGCCTCCCGGATGCGGCGCTCGAGGTAGCGCAGGTACGTCGCGGGGAGCCGCCCCGAGGCGAACAGCGTGAAGGTCGGGGGCTCGCTCGCTCCCTGTGTGGCATAGAGCACGCGGGGCCGCCGCCGACCCCGGGCCGGCGGCGGGTGCCTGCGCTGCGCGTCGGTGATCACCCGGTTCAGCTCTCCGGTGGGTACCCGGGACCGGTAGGCGTCCTCGGCCTGGCGGAGAGCCGGCAGGATGGACGACACCTTCGAGCCCGTCGTGGCCGACGTCCGCAGCACGGGCGCGTAGGCGAGGAAGCCGAGGCGGTCGGCGACGTCCACGAGCACCTGGTCCCGCTGTTCGCCGGACACGAGATCCCACTTGTTGCACACGATCACGACGGCGGTGCCGGCCGCGTCGATGCGCTCGGCGAGGCGTTGGTCCTGATGTGTCACACCCTCGGAGGCGTCGACCACGAGAAGTGCCACGTCGGCGCGGTCGACGGCCTCGAGGGTCCGCAGCACGCTGTAGTGCTCGGTCCCGTGATCGACACGGGCCTGCCGGCGCATCCCGGCGGTGTCGACGAAGCGGATGACACCTTCGGGCGTCTCCACCAGGGTGTCGACCGCGTCGCGGGTGGTTCCCGGCTCGTCGTGCACGATCGTGCGCTCCTCCCCCACCAGTCGGTTGAAGAGAGTCGATTTGCCCACGTTGGGACGGCCGACGACAGCGACGCCCAGCGGCGCCGTCGAGGCCTCCTCGGCCGTCGCCCCCGCCCGCGTCCCGGTCCCCGACGGTTCCGCGGGACCGTCGCTCTCCGGCGAAGGTCCGCCACCCTCCGCGGGCAGCGCCGCCACGACGGCGTCGAGGAGATCCCCGCTCCCGCGGCCGTGGAGGGCCGACACCGGGAACGCGTCACCGAGGCCGAGGCGGGAGAACTGCCACAGCTCCAGCTCCGCTGTGTGGCCGTCGACCTTGTTGGCCGCCAGCACCACCGGCACATCGGCGTTCCGGAGCAGGCGGGCCACCTGCTCGTCCTCCTCGGTCACGCCGACCACGCCGTCGACCACGAGCATCACGACGTCGGCGGTGGCGATCGCCTGTTCGGCTTGCTCACTGACCCTGGCCACGAGGGGTGACGGGTCCCCCGGCTGACGCGCGGCGTCGAGCCATCCTCCGGTGTCGGCGATCCGGAACGCCACACCCGCCCACTCGGCGTCGAGGATCCGACGGTCACGGGTGACACCCGGGCGCTCCTCCACGATGGCGGTGCGACGACCCACGACCCGGTTGACGAGTGTCGACTTGCCCACGTTCGGGCGGCCGACGACGGCGACGAGCGGCAGCGGTCCGGATGGCAGCGGCACGGGGTGGCTCCGGTCCCGTTCAGCGCGCGGCCGCACGGAGACCGAGAGCCCCCACGAGGCTCGCACCGTCTGTCGGCACGACCTCCACCGGCCGCGGCAGATCCGCGAGCGTCGAACCGTCGAGGAACCGGTCGTCCGACAGGACGACGTCGGGCAGTAGGACACGGTCGCTCCCGGGGACCTCGGAGAGCGCCGACGCGATGTCCCGGCCGGTGAGCAGCCCCGTCACACCGATGTTGCCCCCGAAGAAGCGGTTCGGGACCTCCCGCAGTCGCACCGGCACGTCGCTCAGCTTCCCGAGCCTCCCGATCACCGGGCCCAGGGCCATGGCGCCGTACGAGCCGGTGAGGAGCCACACCGGGCGCGTCCGGCCCGGAGTGAGGGTGACCTCGACACCCGGCGGGTCGGTCGCGGTCCGTGGCGCCCGGTACCCCTCACCGGGTGCGCCGTCGATCTCGCGCCACTGACCGGTGGGACGTGCCGTCGCCGCACAACCGGGGGCCGCCGTGCCGTCGGCCCATGCGAAGAAGCCCGCTCTCGTGCCCGTGACGTCGACCTCGTGTCCGACCAGGGCGGCCTCGACCTCCGCCTCGAAGGTCCGCACCATGCCGATACCGTTCTCGTGCTGCTCGATCCTCTCGTAGTGGTCGAGCGCCGGGAACGGCCGTCGTGCGAGCAGGTAGTACTCGTCGGACACGAAGGCCAGGCGACGACCGAGCGCTCTCTCGTAGCGCGCCTGCCAACGCTCGACGGTGTCGACCACGGCGGCCGCCTCGGCGACGGTGTGGGCGCGCATCTCCTCCTCGGTGCTGTGGTCGCTGATGCCGAGCGGGACGATGCCGAGCGTCGACAGCTCCGGATACCGGTCGATCACCCCGAGCAGGGTGTCGTCGAGTGCCGGCCCGTCGTTGACTCCCGGGCACACGACGATCTGCCCGTGGACCTCGACGCCCTCGTCGAGGAGCGCACGGAGCCAGCGCAGGCTCGTGGCACCGCGCGGGTTGCGGAGCAGCCGAGCCCGAAGAGCCGGGTCGGTGGCGTGGATGCTCACGTAGAGCGGTGTGAGCTTCTCGGTGACGACGCGCTCGAGGTCTGCCTCGGTGAAACGGGTGAGGGTCGTGAAGTTCCCGTAGAGGAAGGACAGCCGGTAGTCGTCGTCGCGCAGGTAGAGGCTCCTTCTCATCCCCCGCGGGAGCTGGTGGATGAAGCAGAACGGGCAGTGGTTGTCGCAGGTCCGGACCCGGTCGAACACCGAGCTCTCGAGCTCGAGACCGAGCGGTGCGCCGGCGGGTTTCGACACGAGGACATCGGCTGTACGGTCCCCGCGTCGGTACTCGAGGGCGACCTCCGGTTCGTCGCTGGAGATCTGGTAGGCGATGACGTCGCGCAACGGCTCACCGCAGAGGGCGAGAATCTCGTCACCCGCCCGAAGACCGGCGGCTGCCGCCGGTGAGCCGGGTGTCACCGCCACGACGCGTGCCGTGGACATGGCCGCCAGTCTACGCCCCGACCCGTGCGTACGGTCCCTCGACCGCCGGGGCTCCCCGGTAACCTCGGCCCGTGGCTCCCGACAAGGTTCTGCTCGCCGAACCGCGCGGCTTCTGCGCCGGTGTCGAGATGGCGATCAAGGCCCTGGCCTGGATGGTCCGGCTCTTCGAGCCGCCCGTCTACTGCTTCCATGAGATCGTGCACAACCAGCTCGTCGTCGACCGGTTCCGGCGCCTCGGTGTCGTCTTCGTCGACGCGATCGACGACGTACCACCGGGTGGGGTCGTGATGCTCTCGGCCCACGGATCGGCACCCGAGGTCGTCGCCGCCGCCCGTGCCGAGGACCGCTTCGTGGTCGATGCCGTGTGCCCTCTCGTCACCAAGGTCCACCACGAGGCACGGACCCGTGCCCGGAAGGGCTACACCGTCCTCTACGTCGGCCACGCCGGCCACGACGAGGCGGAGGGGACACTGGCCGAGGCACCCGGGCAGATGCGCCTGGTGGAACACGAGGAAGATCTCGACGCCGTCATCGACTCCGTCGACGACCCCGATCGCGTCGCCCTGCTGGCACAGACCACGCTCTCACTGAGCGACTGGGAGGGGATCCGGGAGCGCTCCCGCGACGCGTTCCCCGAGCTGTGGACCGCCTCGCGTGACGACCTGTGCTTCGCCACGACGAACCGGCAGGCGGCTCTGCGTGAGATCGCCGACCGCTCCGATGCTGTCATCGTGATCGGGAGCGCCAACTCCTCGAACACGCTGGCGCTCGCCAAGGTGGCGCGCGACGCCGGGTGCGAGACGGTGCTGCGCATCGACGGCGCCGACGAGCTCGACCTCGGTGCGATCGCCGACGCACGCATCGTCGGGGTCACGGCCGGCGCCAGCGCTCCCGAGGAGCTCGTCGAGGAGGTGATCGCCGTTCTCGACCCCGCCGACGGCGTCGAGGCGGTCCCCGTCACCGACGAGCACGAGTACTTCCCACCGCCGCGCGAATTGCGGGACCTGATGGGGACCCTCGACAGCCTGCTGGCCCTGCTCGTGGCCGCGGATCCTGTGACGGCGCAGCGACCCGGTCCGTTCACCGCCGACCGGGAGGCCGACGCCTCCCTGACCCTGGCCGCCCTTCCCCACTGAGGACCCCACAGTGCTCGACGTCACGTCCGCCGAAGTCCGGATCTTCCTCCACATCCTCGCCGCGACGATCTGGATCGGCGGGCAGGTGATCCTGGTCGCCATCGTCCCGCTGCTGCGCCCGGCGGGTCCCGAGGTCGTCGCCGGCGTCGCGCGCCGGTTCCGGATGGTCGCCTGGCCCGCCTACGGTGTGCTCCTGCTCACGGGCGCCTGGAACCTCATCGACGCGGATCTCGACCTCGTGTCCGACGCCTGGATCAGCACGCTCTCGGTCAAGCTGTGGCTGGTCCTCCTCTCGGGTGCCGCCATCCTGATCCATCAGGTGGTCGGTGCACGCGCCGGGCGCCTCGAGGACCCCGGGGCCGCACGGAAGATGCGGATGTGGTCGGGGATGCTCGCCGGGCTCGGGCTGCTCGCCGCGATCGCGTCCGCCTTCTTCGGCACACAACTGGCGCGGAGCTTCTGAGACGCAGCGTCTGAGACATCCCTGAGCGATGTCCGGGCCGGGGCGACCCGGGGCTCAGAGGTGGTCGCGGCTCTCGGCGAGTCGACAGGCCGTCTCGAACACCTGCTGGAGCTCGACGCGCAGCCGATCGGTGACCTCTCGGATGTCGTCGCGACGCGCCGTGCCGTCGTTGGTGGGTGAGGGGATCGGCTCACCGACGACGATGGCGACCTGGTGGAGCTTCGGGATCTTGG
This Acidimicrobiia bacterium DNA region includes the following protein-coding sequences:
- a CDS encoding FHA domain-containing protein, with product MICTACGHQNDAGSNFCSSCGAAMPQDVDDTTVNLPALDPDGEPGGPALDELSAGTGMLVVRRGPNAGSKYLLDTDATTAGRHPDSNIFLDDITVSRRHATFVHTDDGYEVRDAGSLNGTYVNRERVDAASLHSGDEVQIGRFALAFYVGEE
- a CDS encoding CDP-alcohol phosphatidyltransferase family protein yields the protein MSRRARGSSRVLTVPNVITAVRLAFVPVFLWLLLAEDERVAAAILLGILGATDWVDGWIARTFDQESELGRIIDPVADRVLLFSAVIGLYVDGTAPRWILLLVFIREVFVTTATVGLAAAGARRIDVTWVGKAGTFALMFALPMFLLADSTGFIPGVWEFGAWCFAIGGLLLSWWALIRYIPIGREALREGRAARDGVGSGP
- a CDS encoding DUF881 domain-containing protein, with protein sequence MRSRATLAAVLALLGFLLVLALTTEPPRREGAESRRSQLIDLIETRREEIDDLDARVASLRNEVTSAQDEVAAAGDDEARERREKLQDAAGLTSRSGSGLRITLDDPPPELVTDPRAAPFQIIDRDLQRLVNALWAAGADAVSIGGERLVATSAIRNGGDTITVNFRPLAPPYEIIAPGADVDALEGSHIARDLHRWTERYGVTFDVEVAGDLEVPGYQARTRLQYATPIASGERRP
- a CDS encoding L,D-transpeptidase family protein, with amino-acid sequence MRPVGTDPGADRIVGSLAGMRSRRPRPHAVLAVAVALGALGGVGAACSGGGTDGSASSPAPAPTPEVTTAPVPTEAPHEFRSLVATATVPEVRVFDEPDAPAPSRTLTNPTEVGGPLVFLVDEERDDGWLQVLLPVRPNGTTGWIRASDVELAGNDFHITVELGAHTITLYDGDEVVLSEPVGVGRGNAPTPGGRFYIKELLQPPEPGTVYGPYAYGLSGFSNTFETFNGGDGVIGIHGNNDPSSIGTDVSHGCIRLPNDAIVRMVEEIGVPLGTPVEVVA
- a CDS encoding small basic family protein, with product MAALIGLVVGAVLALVFQPTVSPEQSRFLAVIVVAALDAAFGGIRSMLDKTFSDRVFVVSFASNAALAVGLVWIGDQLGVNFVTAVAVVFGIRIFQNMSAIRRRIFGG
- a CDS encoding DUF881 domain-containing protein; amino-acid sequence: MSVSDRIGPLLLPVVAAIMGFVLVSQVSTTDDLTEQLEAESETDLTTIFARLNEESAALQTELTDLRIQLQTLESSAEQDALARAAAEAELSQLEILAGTVGARGQGIVVRIEDPEGVLEPGDMLDLIQELRDAGAEAIAVADQRVGVATSFAGRAGSVTMDGTTLPASFEVLAIGDPATLEGGLAIRGGALELLEAGGDLAVAVSAQTEVEVPPLR
- a CDS encoding mannose-1-phosphate guanyltransferase — protein: MKAVIMAGGEGTRLRPLTSTQPKPMMPLANKPMMEHIVNLLTQHGLDDVVVTVAYLANQIRTYFGDGSEHGVRMRYATEESPLGTAGSVRNASAELDDTFLVISGDVLTDIDLTATLKAHRDSGADATIALKRVDNPLEFGIVITRDDGSIERFLEKPGWGQVFSDTINTGIYVLEPRIFDFIPEGEVVDFSGDVFPKMLEQGLSIHGHVMGGYWEDVGTLEAYLRAHTDVLDGAVAVDIGGFRISENVWLGEGSDIDPRARVDGPVVIGDNCTIESGAHLREYTVLGTDVVVKHDAFLERSVVHDHSYLAPSVRLRGAVVGRSTDIRQGVQAEEGVVLGDETFVGDGAVINPGVKIFPFKSVDAGAVVTSSIVWESHGARTLFGPRGVRGLANVDITPEVAVRLAGAYGTSLKKGSVVTVSRDTSRAARSLKRAVISGLNMAGVRVEDLELAPVPLTRFHVRSERAQGGITLRLAPGDPNSVEIRFFDAGGRDMSEAAQRKIERLLSREDYRRAFAGDIGDIVFPPRAFEYYTAALEEAVDAPALRDRGFKVVLDYSFGASSIVMPNVLAKIGAEVLAVNPYASTAPALAAVDDEARIPFLEDLVRTSGSDLGLILDPDGETATVVDDRGRSLTNTEAMLALVSLVSSTMNDARIVLPVSVSSHARRIAEENGAEVVWTKLAQSAVTALADRGNIDLAVAPDGGFIWPEFLPASDATATLAKLLDLLRAAGCRLSDVVNGLPAVHVVRDEVPTPWESKGAVMRAMIERTKDREVQLVDGVKVFHDDAWALVLPDPEEPLTHVWAEATSEQEAQQLAQEYARRIRQSMR
- the gcvH gene encoding glycine cleavage system protein GcvH, whose translation is MEFPDDVRYTTEHEWVRLDGGTARVGITDYAQDSLGDVVFVDLPDEGLDAVAGASVCEVESTKAVSEIYAPVTGEITAVNAALDDTPELLNTDPFGEGWIFEMAPSDTAEVESLLDASAYRAHTES
- a CDS encoding NifU N-terminal domain-containing protein, which produces MVSVRATRTPNPNAMKFTLDVALPRGLESKQGDEPEDPFEAALLGIDGVESVFGVNDFVTIIRQDDAEWNDIVCAVEDVVCDHLDEAEAGEADDSVAAAQKLLRDAASGPSATPVEIGREPNRDDDRA
- the der gene encoding ribosome biogenesis GTPase Der, producing the protein MPLPSGPLPLVAVVGRPNVGKSTLVNRVVGRRTAIVEERPGVTRDRRILDAEWAGVAFRIADTGGWLDAARQPGDPSPLVARVSEQAEQAIATADVVMLVVDGVVGVTEEDEQVARLLRNADVPVVLAANKVDGHTAELELWQFSRLGLGDAFPVSALHGRGSGDLLDAVVAALPAEGGGPSPESDGPAEPSGTGTRAGATAEEASTAPLGVAVVGRPNVGKSTLFNRLVGEERTIVHDEPGTTRDAVDTLVETPEGVIRFVDTAGMRRQARVDHGTEHYSVLRTLEAVDRADVALLVVDASEGVTHQDQRLAERIDAAGTAVVIVCNKWDLVSGEQRDQVLVDVADRLGFLAYAPVLRTSATTGSKVSSILPALRQAEDAYRSRVPTGELNRVITDAQRRHPPPARGRRRPRVLYATQGASEPPTFTLFASGRLPATYLRYLERRIREAFDMGPTPLKIRVRVKSD